In Sphingomonas sp. LT1P40, the following are encoded in one genomic region:
- a CDS encoding TonB-dependent receptor plug domain-containing protein yields the protein MKTIVTRRSAILLGRTAIGALALGIASPVLAQDEPAPEAEAASEQEVIVTGSRIRGIEPVGSAVIQIDAEKIMEEPVVSTNDLLRRVPQVVSLGANRAGGSAQNGAANATRGAGVNLRGLSTNATLLLYDGKRFPPQGTQGQFTDPSVIPSIALGAIEVVADGASAIYGSDAVAGVVNLILRKNFSGIEVRGRYGMTEGDFREGQVAALIGHNWDGGWITIAGEYSANSPLYGRELDFYQNDLRSQGGRDLRVTNCAPGTITVSGQTYAIPTGGVTSANAAALVAGTANRCFYDGDLEVIPDQERYSVVANASQEIGDFARIFADGFWSRRTGTIPLLASVNATVPSSNPFYVAPVGVTPPLCAASVGAPAGSRCVTVATSLYPAIGTISRPIEATSWNATAGIEFKPFGDFRATVYYAHGEAEEIDNRRRSGVNAAALQAALNDTNPATALNVFGGANNAATIATITDNLFVITGRTRLDVVNAQMDGSLFEMAGGNVRIAVGGEHRVEYTFTDLLSGRSTAPVRVTDDGSRNVDAVFAELFVPLVGAGNASAGLEKLNLSLAVRYEHYSDFGSTTNPKFGVTYQPFTGLTLKGTYGTSFRAPTFTEVSTIAGGAGLYFDTLPGPGGNQTGIGIAGGNPNLRPEQAETWSFGVEAAPPTLPGFTASVNYFRIDYTDQIQALRGTAGILTNPLYANFRQFNPTAAEVSALVASGLPINSAINQSLVTFIVDGRRQNLGTSLLRGLDFTAAYRWDMGGVEFDAGIQGTYILDYLFEAVPGSGLVDVLDTIGFSQKFRTQADIGAKVGGAKARLTWNHLNGYTNTTSTVFREVSNYDTFDLLIGYDINEKISLSFDVRNLFNEDPPFVDTTGGYDPQSSNPIPRLFAITANVKF from the coding sequence ATGAAGACCATCGTCACCCGTCGTTCGGCCATTTTGCTGGGCCGCACTGCAATCGGCGCACTCGCGCTCGGCATCGCATCGCCCGTGCTGGCGCAGGACGAACCGGCGCCGGAGGCTGAAGCCGCCTCTGAGCAGGAAGTCATCGTCACCGGCAGCCGCATTCGCGGGATCGAGCCGGTCGGCTCGGCCGTCATCCAGATCGATGCCGAAAAGATCATGGAAGAGCCGGTGGTATCGACCAACGACCTGTTGCGCCGCGTGCCACAGGTCGTGTCGCTGGGCGCGAACCGCGCGGGCGGATCGGCGCAGAACGGCGCGGCCAATGCGACGCGCGGTGCGGGTGTGAACCTACGCGGACTGTCCACCAACGCCACGCTGCTGCTCTATGACGGCAAGCGCTTCCCGCCACAGGGGACGCAGGGCCAGTTCACCGATCCGTCGGTGATCCCGTCAATCGCGCTGGGTGCGATCGAGGTCGTCGCGGACGGCGCCTCGGCCATTTATGGCTCGGACGCGGTTGCGGGCGTGGTCAACCTCATCCTGCGCAAGAACTTTTCCGGCATCGAGGTGCGCGGTCGTTACGGCATGACCGAGGGCGACTTCCGCGAGGGCCAAGTCGCCGCGCTGATCGGGCACAATTGGGACGGCGGCTGGATCACGATCGCTGGCGAGTATTCGGCGAATTCGCCGCTTTATGGCCGCGAACTCGATTTCTATCAGAACGATTTGCGCAGCCAGGGCGGGCGTGACCTGCGCGTCACCAACTGTGCGCCCGGCACGATCACGGTCAGCGGCCAGACCTATGCGATCCCGACCGGCGGCGTGACCAGCGCCAATGCAGCCGCGCTGGTTGCGGGGACGGCCAACCGTTGTTTCTATGATGGCGATCTGGAAGTCATCCCGGATCAGGAACGCTATAGCGTCGTCGCCAACGCTAGCCAGGAGATTGGCGACTTCGCCCGTATCTTTGCTGACGGCTTCTGGTCGCGCCGCACTGGTACGATCCCGTTGCTGGCCAGCGTCAATGCGACGGTGCCCAGCAGCAATCCATTCTACGTCGCACCGGTCGGCGTAACGCCGCCCTTGTGCGCGGCCAGCGTCGGCGCACCGGCCGGTTCGCGCTGTGTGACCGTCGCCACCTCGCTCTACCCGGCGATCGGAACGATCTCTCGCCCGATCGAGGCGACCAGCTGGAATGCGACGGCGGGCATCGAGTTCAAGCCGTTCGGCGATTTCCGCGCGACCGTCTATTACGCGCATGGCGAAGCGGAAGAGATCGACAATCGCCGTCGCAGCGGCGTGAATGCGGCGGCGTTGCAGGCGGCGCTCAATGACACCAATCCGGCGACCGCGCTGAACGTGTTCGGTGGAGCGAACAACGCCGCGACGATCGCCACGATCACCGACAATTTGTTTGTCATCACCGGTCGCACGCGGCTCGACGTGGTCAATGCGCAGATGGACGGATCGCTGTTCGAGATGGCGGGTGGCAATGTACGCATCGCGGTCGGCGGCGAGCATCGCGTCGAATACACGTTCACCGATCTGTTGAGCGGTCGCTCGACCGCGCCGGTGCGCGTGACCGATGACGGCAGCCGCAATGTCGATGCCGTGTTCGCCGAACTGTTCGTGCCGCTGGTCGGTGCGGGCAATGCCTCGGCCGGTCTGGAAAAACTGAACCTCAGCCTTGCCGTCCGTTACGAGCATTACAGCGATTTCGGCAGCACCACGAACCCCAAGTTCGGCGTGACCTATCAACCGTTTACCGGCCTGACGCTGAAAGGGACTTACGGCACCTCGTTCCGCGCCCCGACCTTTACCGAGGTGTCGACGATCGCGGGCGGCGCGGGCCTGTATTTCGATACGCTCCCCGGACCCGGCGGCAACCAGACCGGCATCGGCATCGCCGGCGGCAACCCGAACCTGCGGCCCGAACAGGCGGAGACGTGGTCGTTTGGTGTCGAGGCCGCACCGCCGACCTTGCCCGGCTTCACCGCATCCGTGAATTACTTCCGGATCGATTATACCGATCAGATTCAGGCGTTGCGCGGCACCGCCGGCATCCTGACCAACCCGCTCTACGCCAATTTCCGTCAGTTCAATCCGACGGCGGCGGAAGTCAGCGCGCTGGTCGCGTCCGGCCTGCCAATCAATAGCGCGATCAACCAGAGCCTGGTGACGTTCATCGTCGATGGGCGCCGTCAGAACCTCGGAACGTCGCTGTTGCGCGGGCTGGACTTCACCGCAGCCTATCGATGGGACATGGGCGGCGTCGAGTTCGATGCCGGTATCCAAGGGACTTACATCCTGGACTATCTGTTCGAGGCCGTGCCGGGTTCGGGGCTGGTCGATGTGCTCGATACGATCGGCTTCAGTCAGAAATTCCGGACCCAGGCCGATATCGGGGCAAAGGTCGGCGGGGCGAAGGCGCGCCTGACGTGGAACCACCTGAACGGCTACACCAACACCACCTCGACCGTGTTTCGGGAGGTCAGCAATTACGACACGTTCGACCTGCTGATCGGATATGACATCAACGAAAAGATCAGTCTGTCGTTCGATGTGCGCAACCTGTTCAACGAGGATCCGCCCTTCGTCGATACGACCGGCGGTTACGATCCGCAGTCGTCGAACCCGATCCCGCGGCTGTTCGCTATCACGGCCAACGTGAAGTTCTGA
- a CDS encoding LacI family DNA-binding transcriptional regulator — protein MAGRNPRLEDVAAMAGVSAATVSRYLNSPEVVAAATGMRIREAIETTGYIQNLAAGALASSRSKLIAALVPDIAQSIFNDTVEAMIDELAMDGNSVMLSLTGPDNHRLVREINMALARRVDAIILTGIVSDAGMRQKLRSAGITVIETWGLPEDPIDVAIGFSHRAAGEEMARFLRQRGYRRPHLVVPTSTRSERRASGFITRWLHDGGIEPTRLDVNVPSHFGQGRLSYRALSDLPERPDVVVCGSDWIAQGLIVEAQAAGIRVPDQLAVTGFGNLRMAGDMRPTITSVDVDGARIAREVLRVLRARAAGQDVETRIDVGFRVIARESA, from the coding sequence ATGGCAGGGCGCAATCCGAGACTGGAGGACGTGGCGGCGATGGCGGGCGTGTCCGCCGCGACGGTATCGCGCTACCTCAACAGCCCCGAAGTCGTGGCGGCCGCGACCGGAATGCGCATCCGCGAAGCCATTGAGACCACCGGCTATATCCAGAATCTCGCGGCCGGCGCCCTTGCCAGCAGCCGGTCGAAACTGATCGCGGCACTGGTCCCCGATATCGCCCAGTCAATCTTCAACGACACGGTCGAAGCGATGATCGACGAACTGGCGATGGACGGCAACAGCGTGATGCTGTCGCTCACCGGCCCCGACAATCACCGGCTGGTGCGCGAAATCAACATGGCGCTCGCCCGCCGCGTCGATGCGATCATCCTGACCGGGATCGTGTCGGACGCCGGGATGCGGCAAAAACTCCGCTCCGCCGGCATCACCGTGATCGAAACCTGGGGCTTGCCCGAAGACCCGATCGACGTCGCCATCGGCTTTTCCCACCGTGCAGCGGGCGAAGAGATGGCCCGCTTCCTGCGCCAGCGCGGCTATCGCCGCCCCCACCTCGTCGTCCCCACCTCCACCCGATCGGAACGCCGGGCGAGCGGGTTTATCACACGCTGGCTGCACGATGGCGGGATCGAACCGACTCGCCTCGACGTCAATGTGCCGAGCCATTTCGGGCAAGGTCGCCTCTCCTATCGCGCGCTCAGCGACCTGCCCGAACGCCCGGATGTCGTCGTGTGCGGCTCCGACTGGATCGCGCAGGGGCTGATCGTCGAGGCGCAGGCGGCGGGCATTCGTGTGCCCGATCAGCTGGCGGTGACGGGCTTCGGCAATCTGCGCATGGCGGGCGATATGCGCCCCACCATCACCTCGGTCGATGTCGATGGCGCGCGCATCGCCCGCGAAGTGCTGCGCGTATTGCGCGCACGCGCGGCGGGCCAGGATGTCGAAACGCGCATCGATGTCGGTTTCCGGGTGATCGCGCGAGAGAGTGCATGA
- a CDS encoding lipase family protein: MSKSFTRVAFGALLPFAAIVAMPALAQPDGSAGSIVSASPITGAPAGATAYRILYRSADKDGRPTVVSGAIVIPDRAPPRGGRPVVVWSHGASGVATNCGLSDKPGLFANIAGLNGLLAAGYVVTAPDYQGLGTPGPHPMLVGTAAAHNLLDSVRAARALPQARASSRFALWGESQGGFSSLWAGKSAASYAPELQLVGVAAAAPPTDIKANLTGGSNAAVRAFLTAYAAESWSKVYRLPLTTAVRPQTATLISRIARNCVSLDGFSLGTKIGMLRLAHQLRNVDLAASPRWAALMTQNSVTPAGLTMPLLITQGSADVIVAPAVTSAFVDRLCERRATVTFHQIAGGDHVSVGKRTADTALRWFGDRFAGRPAGSSCRRR, encoded by the coding sequence ATGTCCAAGTCGTTCACCCGCGTTGCTTTCGGCGCACTGCTCCCGTTTGCCGCGATCGTAGCGATGCCCGCGCTTGCTCAACCGGACGGATCGGCGGGCAGCATCGTGTCAGCCTCGCCCATCACCGGCGCGCCTGCCGGGGCGACGGCTTATCGCATTCTCTATCGTTCGGCGGACAAGGACGGTCGCCCGACCGTGGTCAGCGGCGCGATCGTCATCCCCGATCGCGCGCCGCCGCGTGGGGGACGCCCGGTGGTCGTCTGGTCGCATGGCGCGTCGGGCGTGGCGACAAATTGCGGGCTGTCCGACAAGCCCGGGTTGTTCGCCAACATCGCGGGCCTGAACGGCTTGCTTGCCGCCGGTTATGTCGTGACCGCGCCGGATTATCAGGGGCTGGGAACGCCCGGTCCGCACCCGATGCTGGTCGGCACTGCGGCTGCACACAATCTGTTAGACAGTGTCCGCGCGGCGCGGGCTTTGCCCCAGGCGCGAGCGTCGTCGCGCTTTGCGCTGTGGGGTGAATCACAGGGCGGATTTTCGTCGCTATGGGCGGGCAAATCCGCCGCCAGCTATGCACCGGAACTGCAGCTGGTCGGGGTCGCCGCCGCCGCGCCGCCGACGGACATCAAGGCCAATCTGACGGGTGGCAGCAATGCTGCCGTTCGCGCGTTTCTGACTGCTTATGCCGCCGAAAGCTGGAGCAAGGTGTATCGCCTGCCGCTGACCACGGCAGTGAGGCCGCAGACGGCGACACTCATCAGCCGGATCGCGCGCAATTGCGTGTCGCTCGACGGGTTTTCGCTGGGAACGAAGATCGGCATGTTGCGGCTGGCGCACCAGCTGCGCAATGTCGATCTGGCCGCATCGCCGCGCTGGGCGGCGTTGATGACGCAAAATTCGGTGACCCCCGCCGGACTGACGATGCCGCTGTTGATCACACAGGGTTCGGCGGACGTGATCGTCGCGCCCGCCGTTACCAGCGCGTTCGTCGATCGGCTGTGCGAACGACGCGCAACCGTCACCTTCCACCAGATTGCGGGCGGGGATCATGTGAGCGTGGGCAAGCGAACAGCGGACACTGCATTGCGCTGGTTCGGCGATCGCTTCGCCGGTCGTCC
- a CDS encoding tannase/feruloyl esterase family alpha/beta hydrolase, which produces MPVMLASVLAGCAALTGAHPGGVTVTAAPVSHSQGWEAPDSRGGYRGVPVKVPFCRVEGRIEGNIGFELWLPFDWNGRLLGAGVGGDAGVYNYTDMSRRIGEGFATVTTDSGHKATQARWMADPKARVDYEHRAVHLTAVAAKALAARFYKRSVNKSYFTGCSGGGRQALKQMQNYPGDYDGVIAGAPGPYMPLQSVRMLWFALQQKWTPAGALSDADWSLYESKAIAACDGSDGVKDGIIANPLACNFRSATLLCKPGQTEGCLTAPKLQMLDLIRAPMKDERGRAMDGGLFPGVRTRPGPPSPLLRAMWADGVYGDANWNEDSFQRSRDLLAANKAMPELRADRLAIAPFVKAGGKAILYQGWADPSTNAGPTIDYYGALARANGGLARLDDHVRLFMAPGVYHCARGPGADQFGASGHMTWPGDAARDTLWALIHWVEKGQAPARLTATKIVEGKETFTRTLCPYPQAARYDGIGPQDRAASYACVVDPALVKYMGRKSLVGS; this is translated from the coding sequence ATGCCCGTAATGCTCGCCAGCGTGCTTGCCGGATGCGCCGCCCTGACCGGCGCGCATCCGGGCGGTGTTACCGTCACCGCCGCGCCGGTGAGCCATTCGCAAGGGTGGGAGGCACCCGACAGTCGCGGCGGCTATCGCGGCGTCCCGGTTAAGGTGCCGTTCTGCCGCGTCGAGGGGAGGATCGAGGGCAATATCGGGTTCGAGCTGTGGTTGCCGTTCGACTGGAACGGGCGGTTGCTGGGCGCGGGCGTCGGCGGCGATGCGGGGGTTTATAATTACACCGATATGAGCCGTCGCATCGGCGAGGGTTTCGCCACCGTCACCACCGATAGCGGGCACAAGGCGACGCAGGCCCGCTGGATGGCCGATCCCAAAGCGCGGGTCGATTACGAGCATCGCGCGGTGCATTTGACTGCCGTCGCGGCGAAGGCGCTGGCGGCGCGGTTTTACAAGCGGTCTGTGAACAAAAGCTATTTCACTGGCTGTTCGGGCGGCGGGCGACAGGCGCTCAAGCAGATGCAGAATTATCCCGGCGACTATGACGGCGTGATCGCCGGGGCACCGGGGCCGTACATGCCGCTGCAATCGGTGCGGATGCTGTGGTTCGCGCTGCAACAGAAATGGACCCCGGCGGGCGCGCTGAGCGATGCCGACTGGTCGCTGTACGAGAGCAAGGCGATAGCGGCGTGCGACGGCAGCGACGGTGTGAAGGACGGCATCATCGCCAACCCGCTCGCGTGTAATTTTCGCTCAGCGACCTTGCTGTGCAAGCCCGGCCAGACCGAGGGCTGCCTGACCGCGCCGAAGCTCCAGATGCTCGACCTGATCCGCGCGCCGATGAAGGACGAGCGGGGCAGGGCAATGGACGGTGGGCTATTTCCCGGCGTTCGCACGCGTCCCGGCCCGCCTTCACCGCTGCTCCGCGCGATGTGGGCGGACGGGGTATATGGCGATGCAAACTGGAACGAGGACTCATTCCAGCGCTCGCGCGACTTGTTAGCCGCGAACAAGGCGATGCCGGAATTGCGCGCGGACAGGCTGGCGATCGCGCCGTTCGTGAAGGCGGGTGGCAAGGCCATCCTGTATCAGGGCTGGGCCGATCCCTCGACCAATGCCGGGCCGACGATCGATTATTATGGCGCACTGGCTCGCGCCAATGGCGGGCTGGCCAGGCTGGACGATCATGTCCGGCTGTTCATGGCACCGGGCGTCTATCACTGCGCGCGCGGGCCGGGTGCCGACCAGTTCGGCGCATCCGGCCATATGACATGGCCGGGTGATGCGGCGCGCGACACCTTGTGGGCGCTGATCCACTGGGTCGAAAAGGGGCAGGCTCCGGCGCGACTGACCGCGACGAAGATTGTGGAGGGGAAAGAGACGTTCACGCGGACGCTGTGTCCCTATCCTCAGGCGGCGCGCTATGACGGGATTGGGCCACAGGATCGGGCGGCGTCCTATGCCTGTGTCGTCGATCCGGCGCTGGTCAAATATATGGGCCGGAAATCGCTGGTCGGGTCTTAA
- a CDS encoding CapA family protein — translation MTHIFLAAGDLAPDRDNYDESYIATRDVLHAADIAFAQLETSFAERGVRLPQARHAVLARPDGADALARAGFDVISMAGNHVLDWGNDAFFETRANLERAGLKVVGAGANIVEARQPVKITLGDGTRVAILAYCTILPHSYWAEERRPGCAPMRAHTIYEQIEHDQPGTSARVHTYPHREDLAALEADIRAAKADADLVFVSLHWGIHFVRASIADYQRDVARAAVAAGANAILGGHAHILKGCEVIDGAPVFYSLCNFATDLRMDPVHAASKSFNEIRVLAEEWEPDFDSLYNFPKASRLSMVARFEIAGGKIVRSGFLPLYIDRDATPRFVERGSERHAEVVDYMTAVTQEAGLNARYRVGDNMVELEMAA, via the coding sequence ATGACTCATATCTTCCTCGCCGCCGGCGACCTCGCGCCCGACCGCGACAATTACGACGAGAGCTACATCGCCACGCGCGACGTTCTGCATGCCGCCGACATCGCCTTCGCCCAGCTGGAAACCAGCTTTGCAGAACGGGGCGTGCGGCTGCCGCAGGCGCGGCACGCGGTATTGGCGCGGCCCGATGGCGCGGATGCGCTGGCGCGGGCCGGGTTCGACGTAATCTCGATGGCGGGCAATCATGTGCTCGACTGGGGCAATGATGCGTTTTTCGAGACGCGTGCCAACTTGGAACGCGCCGGGCTGAAGGTCGTCGGCGCGGGGGCGAATATCGTCGAGGCGCGTCAGCCGGTGAAGATCACGCTGGGGGATGGCACGCGGGTCGCAATTCTCGCTTACTGCACGATCCTGCCGCACAGTTACTGGGCGGAGGAGCGCCGTCCTGGCTGCGCACCGATGCGTGCGCACACGATCTACGAACAGATCGAGCATGACCAGCCCGGCACGTCTGCGCGCGTCCATACCTATCCGCACCGCGAGGATCTGGCGGCGCTGGAGGCGGATATTCGTGCGGCCAAGGCCGATGCCGATCTGGTGTTCGTGTCGCTGCATTGGGGCATTCATTTCGTCCGTGCGAGCATTGCCGATTATCAGCGCGATGTGGCGCGCGCGGCGGTCGCTGCAGGTGCCAACGCAATTCTGGGCGGGCATGCGCATATCCTGAAGGGGTGTGAGGTCATCGACGGCGCGCCGGTCTTCTATTCATTGTGCAATTTCGCGACCGATTTGCGGATGGACCCGGTCCACGCGGCGTCGAAGAGCTTCAATGAAATCCGCGTGCTGGCCGAGGAATGGGAGCCGGATTTCGACAGCCTGTATAATTTCCCCAAGGCATCGCGGCTGTCGATGGTCGCGCGGTTCGAAATCGCGGGCGGCAAGATCGTCCGCTCGGGCTTCCTGCCGCTCTACATCGACCGCGACGCCACCCCCCGCTTCGTCGAACGCGGCAGCGAACGGCATGCCGAGGTCGTCGATTACATGACTGCCGTAACCCAGGAAGCTGGCCTCAACGCCCGCTACCGCGTCGGCGACAACATGGTCGAACTGGAGATGGCGGCATGA
- a CDS encoding cytochrome P450, whose product MTHDFDPLLPETFDSANGEYAALRAKCPVAHSDAWGGFWALMKHDDVSNAAADWQTFITSQQNVVPKVAFTGRRPPLHLDPPEHTPYRRALAPLLTERKVAKLEPVVRGICRDLLAKMVAKGGGDIVADFSAHMPIATFANWMNLPPEAVAELTRVGQRYNIAVQSNDMDSTKLSSAVLYDMARGIVADRKANPMPVDEDATSALLAVRVDGEPLPEEMIVGTIRQVLVVGIIAPSVMIGSIAVHLSRDPALQDRLRADPTLVPAAIEEFLRLYTPYRGFARTAVTDVTIRGRTIPAGEPIALVYASANRDEDVFEAPDEFRIDRPNMKDSIAFGRGPHMCVGAALARLELIVALEELLAAAPGFELSGEPKPTRFPEIGALSAPVTFAVAA is encoded by the coding sequence ATGACGCATGACTTCGATCCGCTTTTACCGGAAACGTTCGACAGCGCGAATGGAGAGTATGCCGCACTTCGCGCGAAGTGTCCGGTGGCCCATAGCGACGCGTGGGGCGGCTTTTGGGCGCTTATGAAGCATGACGATGTGTCCAATGCTGCGGCGGACTGGCAGACGTTCATCACCTCGCAGCAGAATGTCGTGCCGAAGGTCGCGTTCACCGGGCGTCGCCCGCCGCTGCATCTCGATCCGCCCGAACATACGCCCTATCGCCGCGCGCTCGCGCCGCTGTTGACCGAGCGCAAGGTCGCCAAGCTGGAGCCGGTGGTGCGCGGGATTTGCCGCGACCTGCTGGCGAAGATGGTGGCAAAGGGCGGGGGCGATATCGTCGCCGATTTCTCCGCGCATATGCCGATCGCAACCTTCGCCAACTGGATGAATCTGCCGCCTGAAGCGGTCGCGGAACTGACGCGGGTGGGCCAGCGCTACAATATCGCGGTCCAGTCGAACGACATGGACTCGACCAAGCTGTCGAGCGCGGTGTTGTACGATATGGCGCGGGGCATCGTAGCCGACCGCAAGGCGAACCCTATGCCGGTGGACGAGGACGCGACCAGCGCGTTGCTCGCCGTGCGCGTCGATGGCGAGCCGTTGCCGGAGGAGATGATCGTCGGCACGATCCGACAGGTGCTGGTGGTCGGCATCATCGCGCCGAGCGTGATGATCGGGTCGATCGCCGTGCATTTGAGCCGCGACCCGGCGTTGCAGGACCGGCTGCGTGCCGACCCGACATTGGTGCCCGCCGCGATCGAGGAATTTCTGCGGCTCTACACGCCCTATCGCGGGTTCGCGCGCACCGCCGTCACCGATGTCACGATCCGCGGTCGTACGATCCCGGCGGGTGAGCCGATCGCTTTGGTCTATGCTTCCGCTAATCGCGACGAGGATGTGTTCGAGGCACCCGACGAATTCCGCATCGACCGACCGAACATGAAGGATTCGATCGCCTTTGGTCGCGGCCCGCATATGTGCGTCGGTGCAGCGCTGGCGCGGCTGGAACTGATCGTGGCGTTGGAGGAACTGCTCGCGGCTGCTCCCGGCTTTGAATTGTCGGGCGAGCCCAAGCCGACGCGTTTCCCGGAGATTGGTGCCTTGTCCGCGCCGGTTACCTTTGCGGTGGCGGCATGA